In the genome of Plasmodium chabaudi chabaudi strain AS genome assembly, chromosome: 6, one region contains:
- a CDS encoding zinc finger protein, putative, protein MKKEKLTINKMGGEFTDINEVGSENENIRCKSHHTKNINQNDDNKKERTDQIVLSLASCKFELINKKNKISSDLNIKNDIEDNNFEIINKYQTVAQHGSENKHENNYENGNNVNSVNSVNSVNNNIVIQHENEYTNASHLNNETPNIENSNLKNNTHIEHTHNETDNNYTENIKSDEHKNLNADLKCDNTEKYIPPLNSANNNEHQSSHTYNPTINDNQTERITNIQDINENSNTVLEPQNDPSNNIMEGENNLNDNNATSFNRREVNDNNNIENETPNNEVYTNEGPYLRGEEEQIEVNSEMNVEEGEDNILHMNSENNVIEMNNIINERNSRSLASNSEEMNYYALTIRDNIINNNMNDNINENEVHELRFYQRCFIGKMLGYEIKPNLEEFSVNKFVRAFLFIFILLGLFSIEFSLLYNNLLKINVDDTELLLIDSRYNDIFTREFLFQFNKKKIKNLTLTNDMIKTEINKGNYKLYNDINRILNKLNKNNKSNEKKTDNIYEETIRMYEKLKKHNIFVYKIKEFKFKACRDIFKKIGSNNGKNYLFLFIPTQNHLQITPFFIALTLFFLFLRIGIILSRILYEFVLFCFYRTFRLSLNSKKGYLYKYLWSLCTLLFLEIILSEDCIIWWVSDIDPIFSYHFQYFIWCCTIIYFMAYFGHKIFKKWGITSVNNSDNSSNNNNIASIHNTNKYMYASYILDYVSKFLYGMNITFAMFFILINLGKPTVITVIITSAILFMDILNDSYLEQIHLTDFHNFTQNMQPKKKIYIIENKKRKQKKMSLTRVNEHTYREFTMDDILEYEEKHKSKKYLGSTQSNINNNGVNENDGKSGYNKKTNIFNFKNILNKKYMEGKWVYGRLSGGDSKCGEKSVTKRDDDNDAISNQSNGDEDSIISSFEYCEICDERPKNIVLYPCMHGGFCEFCIRSLVYNTTKVKYTLPSCPLCRKTIYDVYKISNEDKYKRVKSVNILSIKSKK, encoded by the coding sequence atgaaaaaagaaaaattaaccataaataaaatgggaGGGGAATTTACAGACATTAATGAAGTAGGAagtgaaaatgaaaatatccGGTGTAAAAGCCAccacacaaaaaatataaatcaaaatgatgataataaaaaagaacgAACTGATCAAATTGTATTATCGCTAGCTAGTTGTAAATTcgaattaattaataaaaaaaataaaatttccagtgatttaaatataaaaaatgatatagaagataataattttgaaattataaataaataccaAACAGTGGCTCAGCATGGATCTGAAAATAAACATGagaataattatgaaaatggtAATAATGTGAATAGTGTAAATAGTGTAAATagtgtaaataataatatagtcATACAAcatgaaaatgaatatactAATGCTAGCCATTTAAACAATGAAACCCctaatatagaaaattcgaatttaaaaaataatacccATATAGAACATACACATAACGAAActgataataattatacggaaaatataaaaagtgacgaacataaaaatttaaatgcagatttaaaatgtgataatacagaaaaatatataccacCATTAAATAgtgcaaataataatgaacatCAATCGAGCCATACTTACAACCCTactataaatgataatcaAACAGAAAGAATAACAAATATTCaagatataaatgaaaattcgAATACTGTTTTGGAACCACAAAATGATccttcaaataatataatggagggtgaaaataatttgaatgataataatgcaACAAGTTTTAATCGGCGCGAAGTTAATGACAATAACAACATCGAAAATGAAACACCAAATAATGAGGTATATACAAATGAAGGCCCTTATTTAAGAGGTGAAGAAGAACAAATTGAAGTAAATAGTGAAATGAATGTAGAAGAAGGAGAAGATAATATTCTACATATGAATagtgaaaataatgtaatagaaatgaataatataataaacgaAAGAAATTCAAGAAGTTTAGCTTCGAATAGTGAAgaaatgaattattatgCCTTAACAATAAgagataatataataaataacaatatgaatgataatataaatgaaaatgaagtaCATGAATTAAGATTTTATCAAAGATGTTTTATTGGTAAAATGTTAGGGTATGAAATAAAACCCAATTTAGAAGAATTTAgtgtaaataaatttgttagagcatttttatttatatttatattattaggaTTGTTTAGTATtgaattttctttattatataataatttattaaaaataaatgttgaTGATactgaattattattaatcgATTCAAgatataatgatatatttacaagAGAATTCTTGTTTCaattcaataaaaaaaaaataaaaaatttgacaCTAACTAATGATATGATAAAAactgaaataaataaaggaaattataaattatataatgatataaatagaatattgaataaattaaataaaaataataaaagtaatgaaaaaaaaacagataatatatatgaggAGACAATAAGAATGTAtgaaaagttaaaaaaacataatatttttgtatataaaataaaagaattcAAATTTAAAGCATGTAGagatatattcaaaaagaTTGGAAGtaataatggaaaaaattatttatttttatttataccgACACAAAACCATTTACAAATTacaccattttttattgccCTAACActattttttctctttttacGTATTggaattatattatcaagaatattatatgagtttgttttattttgcttTTACCGAACATTCCGATTATCATTAAATAGCAAAAAAGGAtatctatataaatatttgtggTCCTTATGTACACTGCTGTTTttagaaataattttatctgAGGATTGTATTATATGGTGGGTAAGTGATATTGACCCGATATTTAGTTATCACTTCCAGTATTTTATATGGTGTTGcactataatatattttatggcATATTTTGGACATAagatatttaaaaagtggGGTATAACTAGTGTAAACAATTCTGATAATTcgagtaataataataatattgccAGCATACATAATACTAATAAATACATGTATgcttcatatattttggaTTACGTTAGTAAGTTTTTATATGGAATGAATATAACATTTgctatgttttttattttaataaatcttGGAAAGCCAACAGTTATTActgtaataataacaagcgcaattttatttatggaCATTTTGAATGATTCATATTTAGAACAAATTCATTTAACagattttcataattttacacaaaatatgcaaccaaaaaaaaaaatatatattatagaaaataaaaagagaaaacaaaaaaaaatgtcatTAACTAGAGTAAATGAACACACATATAGAGAATTCACTATGGATGATATTTTAgaatatgaagaaaaacataaatcgaaaaaatatttgggAAGCACACAaagtaatataaataataatggggtgaatgaaaatgatggtAAATCGggatacaataaaaaaacaaatatatttaattttaaaaatattttgaataaaaaatatatggaagGAAAATGGGTTTATGGAAGATTATCAGGAGGGGATAGTAAATGTGGAGAAAAAAGTGTTACAAAACGTGATGATGATAATGATGCAATTTCAAATCAAAGTAATGGAGATGAGGATTCAATAATTTCTTCATTTGAATATTGTGAAATATGTGATGAACgtccaaaaaatattgttttatatcCATGTATGCATGGTGGATTTTGTGAATTTTGCATAAGATCGTTGGTCTATAATACTACTAAGGTGAAATATACTTTACCTAGCTGTCCTTTATGTAGAAAAACTATTTATGACGTATACAAAATATCGAATgaagataaatataaacgTGTTAAAAGTGTTAACATATTAAGTATCAAAAGCAAGAAATGA